The Primulina huaijiensis isolate GDHJ02 chromosome 12, ASM1229523v2, whole genome shotgun sequence genome has a window encoding:
- the LOC140990151 gene encoding uncharacterized protein: MQGRFEEMLSPDQDSASEVKISRGLQEQLRLSYDFCEEERKEIIKDRDNGEDEEEEEEEEEFSFMCGEGDTSPIAAEDAFLNGKIRPVFPLFNRDLFFSGDEPDFLQLESLPSKPPVKNVFVETRDSGEMTSSSTRNDDILGPCCEWSNRKAVEVSPETCKKSNSTGFSKLWRFKELMGRSNSDGRDTFVFLNNGGSPPTKVDNISAGVKATAVKVRKGGKSKTASLSAHEVYLKSKAKEEEKRRSYLPYRPELMGFFTNANSGLSKNIHPF; encoded by the coding sequence ATGCAGGGGAGATTTGAAGAAATGCTCAGCCCAGATCAAGATTCAGCTTCAGAAGTTAAAATAAGTCGAGGTTTACAGGAACAGTTGAGATTAAGCTACGATTTTTGTGAAGAAGAGAGGAAAGAAATCATAAAAGATCGTGATAATGGTGAAGATgaagaggaggaggaggaggaagaaGAATTTTCGTTTATGTGTGGAGAAGGAGATACTTCCCCGATAGCGGCGGAGGATGCTTTCCTCAACGGCAAGATCAGACCGGTCTTCCCGTTATTCAACCGAGATTTGTTCTTCTCCGGCGATGAACCCGATTTCTTGCAGCTCGAAAGCCTGCCATCGAAACCTCCGGTGAAGAATGTCTTTGTGGAGACGAGGGACAGCGGGGAGATGACGTCATCCTCGACGAGGAATGACGACATCCTCGGTCCCTGTTGCGAGTGGTCGAACAGAAAGGCGGTTGAGGTATCTCCAGAGACCTGCAAGAAGAGCAACTCAACCGGGTTCTCAAAGCTGTGGCGATTCAAGGAACTAATGGGGAGGAGCAACAGCGATGGGAGGGACACGTTTGTTTTCTTAAACAACGGCGGCTCTCCGCCGACAAAGGTAGACAATATCTCCGCCGGCGTGAAGGCTACGGCGGTGAAGGTGAGGAAGGGCGGCAAGAGCAAAACTGCGTCGTTGTCGGCTCATGAAGTGTATTTGAAGAGCAAGGCCAAAGAAGAAGAGAAGCGGCGGTCGTATTTACCATATCGGCCGGAGTTAATGGGCTTTTTCACAAATGCTAATAGTGGGCTCAGTAAAAATATACATCCCTTCTAA
- the LOC140989655 gene encoding galactinol synthase 1-like has translation MAPQIPADYFPGKVAPTIDSKRAYVTFLAGSGDYVKGVVGLAKGLRKVKSAYPLVVAILPDVPEEHREILREQGCIVKEIEPIYPPENQIQFAMAYYVINYSKLRIWNFLEYNKMVYLDADIQVYENIDHLFDLADGYFYAVMDCFCEKTWSHSKQYSIGYCQQVPNKVTWPAEMGSPPPLYFNAGMFVYEPNKETYENLLETLRITPPTPFAEQDFLNMFFNSIYKPIPNVYNLVLANIWRHPENVELDKIKVVHYCAAGSKPWRYTGVEENMDRADIKMLVKKWWDVYDDESLDYKGEDFSKTSILASMPEPAVSYIPAPSAA, from the exons ATGGCTCCCCAAATCCCCGCAGATTATTTCCCTGGAAAAGTAGCTCCTACCATCGATTCGAAACGAGCATACGTGACGTTTCTAGCTGGCAGTGGTGATTATGTGAAAGGCGTCGTTGGATTGGCTAAGGGTCTAAGGAAGGTGAAGAGTGCCTACCCTCTTGTGGTGGCAATCTTGcctgatgttcctgaagaacaTCGTGAGATTCTGAGAGAACAAGGTTGCATTGTGAAGGAAATCGAGCCGATTTATCCACCGGAGAATCAGATTCAGTTCGCCATGGCTTATTATGTTATCAACTACTCCAAGCTCCGCATATGGAAC TTCTTGGAGTACAACAAGATGGTGTACCTTGATGCAGACATCCAAGTTTACGAGAACATCGACCATCTGTTCGACTTGGCCGATGGCTATTTCTATGCTGTGATGGACTGCTTCTGTGAGAAGACGTGGAGCCACTCGAAACAGTACTCTATTGGGTACTGCCAACAGGTCCCTAACAAGGTGACTTGGCCCGCTGAAATGGGATCCCCTCCTCCACTCTACTTCAATGCTGGCATGTTTGTGTATGAGCCTAACAAAGAGACCTACGAGAACCTGCTTGAGACCCTGCGCATCACTCCACCGACTCCATTTGCAGAGCAG GATTTCTTGAACATGTTCTTCAACAGCATCTACAAGCCAATTCCCAATGTCTACAACCTTGTCCTAGCCAACATATGGCGCCACCCTGAGAACGTCGAGCTTGACAAGATCAAAGTAGTTCACTACTGTGCTGCT gGATCCAAACCATGGAGGTACACTGGTGTAGAAGAGAACATGGACAGAGCCGATATAAAAATGCTTGTCAAGAAATGGTGGGATGTTTACGACGACGAGTCCCTCGACTACAAGGGCGAAGATTTCTCCAAGACATCTATCCTGGCTTCCATGCCTGAGCCTGCTGTGTCATACATTCCTGCACCATCTGCTGCATAA